The genomic segment CAACTTGACAACCCTTTATAATATTACACCTATACATAGTGTCGGACATGATTGCTTCTATCTGCAAATCACTATTTTGTTCCATACTAATTTCCTCTAAAGGGTAAAATAGCTTAATTAACATTTTCATTTCATAGTCAAAATCATTACCAATTAACTTTAGATTAATCATGTCAATCTCCCTCAGAATTTATCTCAAGAAAGGATTATTGGTTTTCTCATAACCAATAGAAGTTGAAGGTCCATGCCCAGCATAAACAATAACTTCATCAGGTAAAATCAATAACTTCTCTTTTATGTTATTCGCTAAATCCCCAGGACTACCATCATAAAGATCTGTACGTCCAATAGAATCTCTAAACAATGTATCGCCAGCTATTAATAGTTTATCCTTTTCATTGTAATAGCAAATGCTAGCTCTTGTATGACCTGGCACTTTAATCACCTTAACAGTCGACTCACCAACCTGGATCTCATCACCTTCCCTAACAACTTGATCAGCTGTAAAGGATTCTGAGTCTTTCATTAGAACACTCATTAAGCTCAAATCAGGGTTGTAGAGGTATTCTTCTTCATCAGCATGAATAATAATTTTGGCACCAAGTGCATCTCTCACTTTAACAGTGTCCATAATATGATCATAATGACCGTGGGTTATTAGTATGCGATCAACTTTCCATCCATAATCACTTATCATGTTAATGATACGCTCACCTTCATCACCTGGATCAACAATTACTGCTTCGTTGGTTGCTTCATCAATCAAAATATAGCAATTGGTTTGCAACATACCTACTGGTAATACCTTAACTATCATACTCATTATTAAAACTCCTTATCACTA from the Vallitalea okinawensis genome contains:
- a CDS encoding MBL fold metallo-hydrolase, whose amino-acid sequence is MSMIVKVLPVGMLQTNCYILIDEATNEAVIVDPGDEGERIINMISDYGWKVDRILITHGHYDHIMDTVKVRDALGAKIIIHADEEEYLYNPDLSLMSVLMKDSESFTADQVVREGDEIQVGESTVKVIKVPGHTRASICYYNEKDKLLIAGDTLFRDSIGRTDLYDGSPGDLANNIKEKLLILPDEVIVYAGHGPSTSIGYEKTNNPFLR